GTCGAGTACTGCGCCGACCGCGAGATACCCGTCCTCCCGCGCGGTGGCGGCACCAGCCTCGCTGGACAGACCGTCAACGAGGCCGTCGTCCTCGATTTCACGCGGTACATGGACAGCGTGTTGGATGTCGACCCCGAGAACCGACTGGCGCGCACCGAGTCGGGGACCATCCTCGCCGAACTCAACCAAGCGCTCGAGCCCCACGACCTGAAATTCGCCCCCGACCCGTCGACGGCGAACCGGAGCGCGATGGGTGGCGCCGTCGGCAACAACACGACCGGCGCGCACTCGCTGCTGTACGGCAAGACCGACGCTTACGTCGAGGAACTGGAAGTCGTCCTCGCGGACGGCACGGTGACGACCCTCGGCGAGGTGACCTTAGAGGAACTCGAAGCCGGCGCCGACCCCGACGGGAATCTGGAGGAACGCCTCTACGCCGAGGCCCACCGCATCATCGAAGAGGAGAGCGACCACGTCGAGGAGCGCTTCCCGGACCTGAAACGCAACGTCTCGGGCTACGCCTTCGACGTCCTGGTCGACGAGGCGAAGTCGGGATCGGTCAACCTCGCCCGCCTGATCGTCGGCAGCGAGGGGACCCTCGCCGTCGTCACCGAAGTGACCGTCTCGCTCGAACCCCTGCCCGAGACGAAGGCGCTCGGCCTCCTGACCTACGACAGCCTGCTGGAGGCGATGGAGGACGTCGACAACATCCTCGAACACGAACCCGCGGCGCTGGAGGTACTCGACGGCGTCCTCGTCGACCTGGCGCGCGAGTTGGAGGAGTTCAAGGACGTCATCAACCTACTGCCCGAGCGGACGGACACGTTCCTGCTCGTCGAGTTCTACGCGGACGACGACGAGAAGCGCCGCGAGAAGGTGCAAGCGCTGCTCGAGGACCGGGTCGGCGACATCGCGTTCGACGGCCTCGAAGCCTACGAGGAGAAAGATCAGAAGAACTTCTGGAAGATGCGGAAGGCGTCGACGCCCATCCTGCTCTCGCGGACGACCGACGCCAAACACATCGCCTTTATCGAGGACGTGGCGGTGCCACCGAAACACCTGCCGGAGTTCATCGCGGACTTCCAGCAGGTGTTCGAGGATCACGACACCATCGGCAGCTTCTACGCCCACGCCGGGCCCGGCTGTATCCACGTCCGCCCGCTGGTCAACACGAAGACGGAAGAGGGCATCGAGCAGATGGAGTCCATCGCCGACGCCGCGACGGACCTCGCGGTCAGATACGACGGCTCGGTGTCGGGCGAACACGGCGACGGCCGGGCGCGCACGCAGTGGAACCGGAAGCTGTACGGCGACCACCTCTGGAACGCCTTCCGCGACCTGAAGACGGCGGTCGACCCCGACTGGCTGCTCAACCCCGGCACCGTCTGTGGCGACGTCGACATGACCGAGAACCTCCGCTTCGACGCGGAGTACGACTTCGACGCCGGCTTCGACCCCGCGCTCAACTGGGACATCGACAACGGGTTCCAGGGCATGGCCGAACTCTGTCACGGCTGTGGTGGCTGTCGGAGCGCCCAGGAGACGGGCGGCGGCGTCATGTGTCCGACCTACCGCGCCAGCCAGGAGGAGATCACCAGCACGCGCGGTCGGGCGAACATGCTCCGACAGGCCATGAGCGGGAACCTCGACGACGAAGAACAGTTCGACGTGGAGTTCATGCACGAGGTGCTCGACCTCTGTATCGGCTGTAAGGGCTGTTCGAAGGACTGCCCCAGCGAGGTCGACCTCGCCAAGATGAAAGTCGAGGTGGCAAACGAGTACCACGAGCGCCACGGCTCCAGCCTGCGTGACAAGCTGTTCGCGAACATCAACGCGCTGAACGCGCTGGGATCGACACTCGCCCCCATCTCGAACTGGGCAGCCAAGGTGCCGGGCGCTCGGACGGTCATGGAGAAGACGGTGGGCATCGCCAAGGACCGCTCGCTGCCCACCTTCCACAGCGAGACGCTGGTCGACTGGTTCGAGAACCGCGGCGGGGCGCAGGTGAGCGAGGAGGAGGCCGACCGTCGGGTCCTGCTCTTCCCCGATACGTACACCACGTACAACGCACCGGATGCGGGCAAGGCCGCCGTCAGAGTGCTGGAAGCCGCGAACGTCCACGTCGAAATTCCCGACGACGTGGCCGGCAGCGGCCGGCCGCCCCACTCGAAGGGATTCCTCGAGAAGGCCCGGGAACAGGCGGCGACGAACGTCGACGCCCTCGCGCCCCGCGTCCGGGACGGCTGGGACGTGGCGGTGGTCGAACCCTCCGACGCGGTGATGTTCCAGTCGGACTATCTCGACCTCCTCTCTGGCGAGGACGTCGAAACCGTCGCCGCCAACAGCTACGGGATCATGGAGTATCTGGACGCCACCCGACTGGACGAGGCACTCGACGTCGACGCGCCGGGGACGACGCTGACCTACCACGGCCACTGTCACCAGAAAGCGACGAAGAAAGACCACCACGCGGTCGGCGTGTTGCGCCGCGCCGGCTACGCGGTCGATCCGCTCGATTCGGGCTGCTGTGGCATGTCCGGCTCCTTCGGCTACGAGGCCGAGCACTTCTCGATGAGCAAGGCCATCGGCCGCATCCTCTTCGATCAGGTCGACGACAGTCCGGGCGACCGGGTCGTCGCCCCCGGCGCCTCCTGTCGCACCCAACTCGGCGACCACTACGACGAGAAGCCGCCGACGCCGGTCGAGGCGCTCGCCGAAGCGCTCGTCTGAGACGGGGGATCGTACGCCAGTACCGGTGGCTCGCCGGACAGTCTCGGCGACCCACCGGGACACAGTTACGATAGTCCGGACACGGGGATCGGCACAACACTTAATCCCTCCGCCACCGCGCCTCGGATAGAGATGGTAGTTGTCGCTGCAGTCGACCGATCAGGTGGAGAACGGATCGTCGAGGAGGGCCGAAAGACGGCGGACGCCCACGGGCTCCCGCTACACGTCGTCCATACGATCTCGGAAGCCGACTTCCGGGACCTCGAACGCGCGTCGTACGATACGAGCGGGAAGAGTCTGGACATGGCACAGATCGAGTCGCTGGCGGAGACCATCGCCGAGGAGGCCGTGACGGAAGCCGGCGTCGAGGCGGAGGAAGTCGTCGGCCTCGTCGGGAAACCCTCACAGCGTGTCCTCGAGTACGCCGACGACGTCGACGCGGACTACGTCGTCGTCGGCGGGCGCAAGCGCTCCTCGGTCGGCAAGGTCCTGTTCGGGAGCGTCACGCAGTCGATCCTGTTGAACGCGGAGTGTCCCGTGATCACCGTGATGGAGGAGTGACCGATACGTCCGATAAGCTAGGGAAATCGTTTCCCCTTCGCGCCCTTTTATTAGAGCCTTCGGAGTGAGGCACCACATGGCATTCGAAGCGTACGAGAGCATCACGGTAGACGTATCCGACGGCGTCGCGACGATCACCTTCCACCGGCCCGAGAAGTACAACGCGCTGAGCACCGAGGTGTATTTCGACCTCGCGCGAGCGTTCGCCGAGATTCAACTCGACCGCTCCATCGACGTGACGATCATCACGGGTGAAGGTGAGGACGCGTTCTGCGCCGGGGCGGACATCGAGCAGTACGCCGGTCCGAGCGAGGAACACGACCCCCGCCAGAAAGACCGTCAGGAGTTCTTCTACGAGGACGTCTACAAGCGCGTCTACGACCTGCACTGCCCCGTCATCGCGAAGATCAACGGCTACTGCGTCGGCGGCGGCCTCATCCTCGCGGCCTTCTGTGATCTGCGGATCTCGGTCGACGACGCCAAGTTCGGCGTCCCGGTCACCGACATCGGGCAGATTCCCGGCGGTGGCTCCACGTATCGCGTCACCCAACTGATCGGCGAGGCCAAGGTCAAGGAACTCGTCTACACCGCCGGCATGGCGGAGGCGGACGAGGCCGAGGAGATCGGGTTCGTCAACCACGTCGTCCCCCGCGAGGAACTCGACGAGACGGTCGACGACATCGTCGACGCCATCCAGGACACCGGCAAGAAGGCGGTCAAGAACTCGAAGCGGGCGATCAACTACAGCGCGAACGCCCCCGACCTCGATACGGCCCACGACTACGAGTCGGACGTCTGGTGGGAGCAGTTCGCCACGCAGGAACGGGTCGACCTCGTCGACAAGTTCAACGAGGAATGACGGCCACCATCGTCGTCACCGACTACGACTTCCCCGACCTGTCCATCGAGTCGGCGGTACTCGACGACGCGGCCGTGGAACTGCGCGGGGAGTACGCCCGGACGCCCGAGGAAGTGATCGACGTCGCCGAGGGCGCCGACGCCCTCCTCGTCCAGTACGCCGACGTCACCGACGAGGTGTTCGAGGCGCTCCCCGACCTGCAGGCCGTCGGTCGCTACGGCATCGGCGTCGACTCCATCGACGTCGACGCCGCGGCCGACCACGGCGTGCCGGTGGTGAACGTCCCCGACTACTGCATCGAGGAGGTGCCGACCCACACGCTCGCGCTCCTGCTCGCCTGCGTCCGCAAGGTGCCGAGCTACGACCGCGCGATCAAGGGCGGCGAGTGGGACTGGACCGCCGGCAAACCCATCCGTCGGCTCACGGGGGCGACCCTCGGCCTCGTCGGCTTCGGCAAGCTCCCGCGTCGCCTGATCGAACTCGTCGACGGCTTCGACCTAGAGATCTTGGTCTACGACCCCTACGTCGACGCCGCGGACGTCGAAGACGCCGGCGCCGAGAAGGTCGACCTCGACGCCCTCCTCGAACGGTCGCGGTACGTTTCGGTCCACGCGCCGCTGACCGACGAGACGCGGAACCTGATCGACGCGGACGCGCTCGACCGGATGCGCGAGGACGCCATCCTGCTCAACACGGCCCGCGGACCGCTGGTCGACACCGACGCGCTCTTCGAGGCGGTCGAGGCCGGCGACATCGCCGGTGCCGGCCTCGACGTCCTGCCGGAGGAGCCGCCGTCGAAGCCGCCGCTCGATCACGACGCCATCGTCTACACCCCCCACGTCGCGTTCTACTCCGAGGAGTCCGAGACGACGATGCGCCGGACGGTGACCGAGGACGTGCTCGGAATCCTGCAGGGCGAGGCGCCGCACAATCCGGTGAACGACGCCGACTGATCGGCTTGGACGGCCGCAACCATCTCACGTCTCGGAAGGATTTTACCGAGGTCGGACGAGGGGCGACGTATGGGAACGAACGACGACGCTGCGGAGAAGATACTCGACGGCATCACGGTGGTGGACCTGACGACGTTCGTCACCGGCGGGTTCGCGACGCTGATGCTCGCCAACCAGGGCGCGGAGGTCATCAAGGTCGAACGCCCCGAACTCGGCGACGACAACCGCCACTCCGGCCCGCCGTTCGTCGAACCGAACGAGGAGTACGACGGCCCCGGCCGCACCGCCGACGCCAACGGCGAATCCCCGTACTTCTGGACGATCAACTACGACAAGTTGAGCGTCGAGTTCAATCTGAAGACCGATTCGGGGCTGGAGGCGCTCTACGACCTCGTCGAGGAGGCCGACGTGGTCGTCGAGAACTTCCGACCGGGGACGGCCGAGCGTCTCGGCATCGGCTACGACGACCTGCGCGAACTGAACGACGACCTCGTCTACTGCTCCATCTCGGCGTTCGGCGAGACGGGGCCGTGGAGCAGCCGCCCGGGTTACGACCTCCTCGTACAGGGGACGAGCGGCATCATGTCGGTGACGGGGCCGGAGGGCGGCGATCCCGTCAAGGTCGGGCTCCCCCAGACCGACCTCATCACGGCGATGTGGGCGGCCTTCGGCATCGTCGGCTCGCTGTTCCGCCGCGAACTCACGGGCGACGGCGACCGCATCGAAATCGGGATGCACGACGCCGCGCTCCCGTGGCTCACGAAGCAGGCCGGCAAGGCCTTCGTCGGCGAGGAGACGACGCGCATGGGGACGAAAGATCCCGTGCTCTCCCCGTATCAGGCCTACCCGACCGCCGACGGCTACCTCAACGTCGGCTGTGCGAACCAGAAGCTCTGGAGCGAACTCTGTGAGGCCATCGACCGCCCGGACCTGATCGACGACGAGCGCTTCGCCTCCAACCCCGACCGCGTGGCGAACATGGACGAGTTGGAGGAAGAACTGTCGGCGGTGTTCCGTGAGCGACCCACCGAGGAGTGGGTCGACCTGCTGGCCGAGGACCACGGCCTCCCGGTCGGGCCCGTCTACGACGTGGCGACCGCCCTCGACAACGAGCAGACCGAGGCCCGCGACGTGATCCGGGAGATCGAACACCCGGCGCTCGGCACCGTTCCGGTCATCGAACACCCACTCAACTACGAGCACGCGACGGCCGGCTTCGACGAGGCGCCGCCGCTGTTGGGTGAGGACACCGAAGCGATCCTCGACGGACTGGGCTACGACGCCGAGGACATCGACCGCCTCCGCGAGGAGGGGGCGATCCCCGACGACGAGTAGAGTCGCCACTCGCGGGGATCGCTACGACCCGTTCAGAGACGGAGGCGGTCCCGGTCACTCCGGCGTCCCCGCGTCGACGATGAACGTCACGCCGGTGCAGGCCGGGCATTCGATCGCATCGGCGTTCCCGGCGGTAACAGAGGCTACCGACGAGTGAACGAGCAGGTGCTCAGTCGGTGTAGCGATCTGCCGACCGCACAGTGGACACTCGACGACACCGGCACGGACCCGCTCGCGGCGGACGACGTTTCGGGACATCGGGACGACCTGGCAGTACCGCGTCCTTGCACACAGTGCGGAATAACGGTGACGACCCGACAGTCGAGCGGTCGGGCCGGTGGACGTCTCGGGTCCCCGTCCAGCACGCGTATCGTGAACGAGGGTTCGTTCAGAGCCGATCCCGCAGATCCGCCGCCACCGCCTCGGTCCCCGATTCGCCGCCGAGGTCGGCCGTCCGCGGCGCGTCGGCGTCGGCCAACTGGTCGGTCACCGCGTCCCACAGCGCCGTCGCGGCGGCGTCCTCGCCGAGGTGCTCGAACATGAGCGAGCCCGAGAGCACGGTCGCGAGCGGGTTGGCGACACCCTCGCCCATGATGTCGAAGGCGCTGCCGTGGACCGGTTCGAACATCGAGGGGTTGTCGCGGCCCGGATCGATGTTGGCCGACGGTGCGAGGCCCATGCTCCCCGTGACGATGGCGCCCACGTCGGTGAGGATGTCGCCGAAGAGGTTCGAACAGACGAGTACGTCGAACTCGTCGGGGCGGCGGACCATGTCCATGCTCGCGGCGTCGACGAGGAGTCGCTCCACCTCGACACCGGGGTACTCCTCGCTCACCTCCGAAACGATGTCGTCCCAGAAGACCATCCCGTGGGCCTGAGCGTTCGACTTCGTGACGTTCGTCAGGTGGCCCGAGCGCTCCGTCGCCGCCTCGAACGCGGCGCGGACGATGCGTTCGGTGCTCCGGCGGGTGTAGACGGCGCTCTGGACCGCCACCTCGTTGTCGTATCCCCGGTGTTCGCGACCGCCGACGTCGGCGTACTCGCCTTCCGTGTTCTCGCGGAAGACGAGAACGTCGATGTCGCCACCCGCGTAGCCCTTCAACGGGCTGTCGACGCCCTCGAAGAGGACCGCCGGGCGCTTACAGATAGACTGATCGAACCCCTTGCGGATCGGCAGGAGAAGCCCGTTGAGCGTGACGTGGTCCGGCACGTCGGGATGACCGACGGCGCCCAGCAGGATGGCGTCGTGGGACGCCAACCGATCCAGGCCGTCCTCGGGCATCATCGCCCCCTCGTTCAGGTAGCGGTCGGTGCCCCAGTCGTAGCGCGTGGTCTCGACGTCGAAGCCCGCCGCCGTCGCGGCGGCGTCGAGGATCGGGAGCGTCGCGTCGACGACTTCCGGTCCGATCCCGTCGCCGGGAATGAGCGCGATATCGTACGACATGGCCGACGACTCGGCGGACGCACACAAAAAGATGCCATAATCGAGTCGGGGTCGCCTACGGCGTCGGATCGAACGGCACCAGTTCGTCGTCCGCACCGCCGTCCGTGGACGCCCGCCGGAGGAACGGGTCGTCGAGTTGGTGGCCGTCGATCCGGGGCGCCATCTCTGAGATTTCCTCCTCGAGGGCGGCGTACGCCGACTCGTTCCGAAGTACGGACCGGGACTCCGTCTCCAGAAGCGCGGCACGCTTCGAGAGGTTCGAGAGATATCGGTCGGTCGTCTCGGGTAGCGACTCCCGGCGAAGCAACGACTGGACGAGGTCGACGTACACCTCCCGCGCGACCGGCTTGGTGAGGTAGGCGTCGATGTCGAGGTCGACGATCCGGACGTCGGGGGTCGCCGCCGACACGAACGCGACGCGGGGGTCGAAGCCGCGCTCGCGGAGTTCGTCGAGCACCTCGTCGCCGGAGAGGCGCGGCATGTGTCTATCGAGCAACACCACGTCGATCCCCTCGTGACACCGCTCCAGCGCCTCGGCGCCACCGTTAGCCCGACGGATCGCCACGTCGAGGTCGGCGAGCCAGATCTCGTAGAGATCGAGCAGCGCCGGTTCGTCGTCGACGATCAGCACGCGTGGGCGCCGATTCATCGGTTCCCACCACTCCGACCGCCGGAGTTACCGGGACTGTCGTCGTCGTTTCCGGCGCCGTCCGAGCCGTCACCGTCTCCGGCATCGCCCGAGTTCCCCGGGCTGTCGTCCGAGTCGTCATCGTTCCCCGCGCCGTCTGCGTTCCCCGAGCTATCGTCCGATCCGTCGCCGTTAGCGTCGGAGTCGTCGCCGTTTCCTGCGTCATCCGAATTTCCCGGGCTGTCGTCCGATCCGTCGCCGTTAGCGTCGGAGTCGTCGCCGTTTCCTGCGTCATCCGAATTTCCCGGGCTGTCGTCCGATCCGTCGCCGTTAGCGTCGGAGTCGTCGCCGTTTCCTGCGTCATCCGAATTTCCCGGGCTGTCGTCCGATCCGTCATCCTCCACTCCGTCACCGTTTCCCGCGTCATCCGAGTTTCCCGGGCTATCACCCGAATTTCCCGCGTCATCCGAGTTTCCCGGGCCGTCCTCCGAGTCGTCTTCCTCACCGTTCCTCGCCTCGTCCGGTGGGCCGGCAGTCTCCGACCGGTTCCCGGCACCGGCGTTCCCGTCGCCGTTCCCGGCGTCCTCGGGTGGACCGGTTCGCTCCGCGTTCCCGTCGCCGTTCCCGGCGTCCTCGGGTGGGCCGGTTCGCTCCGCGTTCCCGTCGCCGTTCCCGGCGTCCTCGGGTGGACCGGTTCGCTCCGCGTTCTCACGATCGTCTTCGTCGTCGCCGGCGACCTGACGCGCGATTTCGGCCACTTCCGGGCCGCGGAGTTCGTCGGCGTCCTCACGCAGTCGATCGATCTCCTCCCGGTTCACGCCGCGGGCTTCGAGCGCGGCGTCGGGAAGGTCACGGGTAACCGCCTCGCTGGAGTCGAGTTTGGTCCGTACTGACCGGATCTGGGCGGCCGTGATCGCCATCCGGGCGCGGTACTCGCCGGTCGAGATGTCGCCCGACCGTCGCGCCTCCCGGAGGGCGGTCTGGGTCTCGCGCAGGTTGCGAAGTCGATCGCGGGCGGTGTTGAGTTCCGTCGCCACGACGGCGGCCTTCGAGGTGTTGGACTCGGCGCGGTCGACCCGTGTCGCCAGCGTCCGCTCCTCGAGTTCGCCGTCGATTTCGGCCCCCTGAACGCCCACGACGCCGGCGAGGCGCTGGCCGGGCGCGAGTGTCTCGGACCCGTTCGCCGAGCCGTTCGTCGTCTGCGGTGCCACGCCGCCGTCAGCAGTCGTCACCGTCGCCGTCGCCGTCGCTCCCCCGAGCGCCGACGCCGGTAGCGCCACCGCGCTGACGGTGACGACGACGACGAGCGCGAACGCGACGACATCCGGAACGTCTCGGCTCATCACGAGCGTTGGTACGTGGGAGTATCCAATAAACCGCATCGAACCTCAAAAACGCTTAACCCGGATTAAACCGGGCGTAGGGGGAGCTTGAACGAACGTAATCACCGGTTCGAGCCGTGACGGCACCGTTCTCACGAGTCGTCGTCGGGGAGTTTCAACACGTTCTCGCGGCCGAGACGGAAGCCTTCGAGGCTGCCGTCGTCGCGCAAGTCGCGGACGATCTGACTCGTTCGGGCCTCCGTCCAGTCGAAGGCTTCGACGATTTCTTGCTGTTTGACCCGCCCGCCCTGCTCGCGGACGAACTGGAGGACGCGCTCCTCGTTGCTCAGGAGGTCCTCGTCGTCGGCGTCGCCGCCGTTCGCCGCCGGGGTCTCCGTGCCGTCCGCGTCGTCCGCGTTCTCGCCGAACCGGTCGCGGTAGCGCCACGCGACGGCGCCGACGACGAAGAGGAGTCCGAGCCCGACCAGCGGGAGCATCGAGCCGCCGTCCGACGAGGGGGTGGTCGCGCCGCCGTCGCCGTCGCCGCCGCCGCCATCACTACCGTCACCGCCGGCGCCGCCGTCGGCCGTCGTCGTGACCGTCGATGCCGGGCGGAGGACGACGCTCGGTTCGCCGGAGACGAAGCTCGTCTCGGCGCCGCGCCAGACGGCCGCGTCGTCCCGGCGTTCGTCCGGCGCAGGGGCGATATCGTTCGTCGCGTAGGAATCGGGCCACTCGATCACGAGCCGGGTTCGCTCGTCGAGGAAGAGCCCCTCGATGGCGTCGCCGACGCGGATCGTATCGCCGTCCACGGCGGCGAAGCCGTCCCAGCGGAACGTGTAGACGACGACGCCGTAGTCGGGCGGCGCTCGCGTCTCGGCTTGCACGTCGAAGTCGGTGGCGGACATCTCCCGGCCGGTCGCGTTCTCGGACGCGCGGACCGTCGAGCGCATACGCGAGGCGAACCGATCCGAGAAGTTCGAGGGGTTCGACTCGATGTCGCGCTGCAGGGACTCGAACGCGGCGGTCGTGTTCTCGTCGTCGAGCCGCGTCCAGTACTGGACGGTCCAAGTCGCCGAGCCGTTCTCGGCGACCGAGACGATCAGGCGGACGGAGTCGGTGTCGACGCCCTGCTGGGAGACGGCGCCACCGCCGAGCTGGGCGGTCGACGACGAGGACGGCGCCGACGTGACGGCGCCGAGCACAGGGCCGGCCACCAGCGACAGAAGCAGCACGGCACTCACGACACCCACGAGGCGGTTCGACGAGCGCTTCCTCATCTGCGTGGCCGTGGTTTTCCCCCGGTCGTAGATAGGTCTTGCCGCTTGGATCGACGACGGGTCGCTCCACCACCGCTAAATGGGAGCTCGTAATACGCGTGCACATGGCAACGTTACTCGGCTCGAGACGGGGACGGACGACGACCGGCACGGGGGGAGTGGCGTGACGCGGCGTCGTGCACCCGTCTCGCCGCCGGTCGCACTCACCGTCGCCGGCAGCGACTCCGGCGGCGGAGCGGGCATTCAGGCCGATCTGAAGACGATGGAGGCCCACGGCGTCTTCGGCACCTCGGTCGTCACCGCCGTCACGGCACAGAACACCCGCGGCGTCGAGCGCTCGCACGTCCTCCCGGTCGCGGAGATCAAGGCGCAGTACCGGGCCGTCAACGAGGACTTCGACCTCGGCGCGGTGAAGACGGGGATGCTCGCGACCGAACCCGTGATCGACCTCGTGACGGACCGCGCCGCCGCCCTCGACGCGCCGGTCGTCGTCGACCCCGTGATGGTCGCGGCGAGCGGCGACCGCCTCCTCGACGCGGACGCCGAGGCGGCCTACGCGGACCTGATCGGCGAGGCGACGCTCGCCACGCCGAACGCCGACGAGGCCGCGGTGTTGACGGGGATCGATCCGACCGACCGCGAGACGGCACGCGAGGCGGGCGAGGAACTGGTCGGGATGGGGGCCGATGCCGCCCTCGTCAAGGGTGGTCACGTCGGGGCGGACGACGACACGGTGATCGACACGCTGGTCGTCGACCGCGAGGGACAGGAGTCCCTCGGGCCGTCGGCGGGGAGCGCCGACGACGAGGGGCCGACGGTCCGCACGTTCGAACACCCCCGCGTCGACACCGACGCCACCCACGGCTCGGGGTGTACGCTGTCGAGCGCCATCGCCGCGCACCTCGCCCACGGGGAGACGCTCGAATTCGCCGTCGAGGCGGGGACGGCGTTCATGGAGCGGGCGGTCCGGTACAGCCTCGACGTGGGGCAGGGACCGGGGGCGGTCCACCACCTCGCCGCGCTGCGCGAGGCCGCCGACCGCCACCGGACGATGACCGACGTGGCCGAGGTGGTCGAGGCGTTCGTCGACCGGGACGTGTCCCGCCTCGTCCCCGAGGTGGGGATGAACGTCGTCGGCGCGACGGCGTACGCCGAGGCGGTCGGCGAGACGGCCGCCGTCGAGGGGCGGATCACGCGCACGTTCTCCGGCGTCGCGCCCAACCGCGGCGTCCGCCTCGGCGCCTCCTCGCACGTCGCCCGCTTCCTGCTCGCGGCCCGCGAGTTCGACCCGGACCTCCGCTTCGCGGTCAACTGCCGCTTCGACGACGAAACCGAGGCGGCGACGGCCGCACTCGACGGCCCCGTCACCGAGTACGACCGCGACGCCGAACCCGACGACGCGAGCGGGACGATGGGCTGGGGCGCCCGGCAGGCGTTCGGCGCCGTGGACGCCGACGACCCGACGCCCGCCGCCGTCCTCGACCGTGGCGCGGTTGGAAAGGAGGCGATCATCAAGGTGGTCGGCGAGACGCCCGAGGAGCTTGGCGAGCGGGTGTTCGCGCTGCTGGACGCCGTCGAGTAGAACTCGACTTGCAGTCGGACGGGCTCCGACGACGCCGTCGAATAGGGTTCGACGTGCAACCGGCCACGGGCCGGTGACGCGGTCGGGTCGGAAGACCCACAGCGTTTTACCCGCCCACGGCCCGGATGGGAGTAGAGTATGACCGCCGATGGAATCGTCGGGGAGTTCCTCGCCCTGAAGTCGGAGACGGACGCGGATCTGCTGGCGATGCAGTGTGGCGATTTCTACGAGTTCTTCGCGGAAGACGCCGAGTTCGTGGGCGACGAACTCGACCTGAAGGTGTCCGAGAAGTCCTCCCACGGCTCGACGTATCCGATGGCGGGCGTCCCGGTCGACGACCTGACGCCCTACCTGAAGGCGCTGGTCGAACGCGGCTACCGCGTCGCCGTCGCCGACCAGTACGAAACCGACGACGGCCACGCCCGCGAGATAACCCGCGTCGTCACGCCCGGCACCCTGCTGGAGACGACCGACCCGTCGGCGCAGTTCCTCGCGAGCGTCGTCGCCGTCGACGGCCGCTACGGCCTCGCCCTCGCCGACGTGACGACCGGCGAGTTCCTCGTGACGACGACGGAGTCGGCGGCGGACGTGCTCGCCGAACTCCACCGCTTCGACCCCGTCGAGGTGTTGCCGGGGCCGAC
This window of the Haloplanus rubicundus genome carries:
- a CDS encoding C-terminal binding protein, whose product is MTATIVVTDYDFPDLSIESAVLDDAAVELRGEYARTPEEVIDVAEGADALLVQYADVTDEVFEALPDLQAVGRYGIGVDSIDVDAAADHGVPVVNVPDYCIEEVPTHTLALLLACVRKVPSYDRAIKGGEWDWTAGKPIRRLTGATLGLVGFGKLPRRLIELVDGFDLEILVYDPYVDAADVEDAGAEKVDLDALLERSRYVSVHAPLTDETRNLIDADALDRMREDAILLNTARGPLVDTDALFEAVEAGDIAGAGLDVLPEEPPSKPPLDHDAIVYTPHVAFYSEESETTMRRTVTEDVLGILQGEAPHNPVNDAD
- a CDS encoding enoyl-CoA hydratase/isomerase family protein, with protein sequence MAFEAYESITVDVSDGVATITFHRPEKYNALSTEVYFDLARAFAEIQLDRSIDVTIITGEGEDAFCAGADIEQYAGPSEEHDPRQKDRQEFFYEDVYKRVYDLHCPVIAKINGYCVGGGLILAAFCDLRISVDDAKFGVPVTDIGQIPGGGSTYRVTQLIGEAKVKELVYTAGMAEADEAEEIGFVNHVVPREELDETVDDIVDAIQDTGKKAVKNSKRAINYSANAPDLDTAHDYESDVWWEQFATQERVDLVDKFNEE
- a CDS encoding FAD-binding and (Fe-S)-binding domain-containing protein, producing the protein MAKSDTPFDDGPVTDRRANYDHRDDSVERPGLASDLDDLIAGDVRFDDYSRQLYATDASIYEVTPVGVVYPTSTADVSAVVEYCADREIPVLPRGGGTSLAGQTVNEAVVLDFTRYMDSVLDVDPENRLARTESGTILAELNQALEPHDLKFAPDPSTANRSAMGGAVGNNTTGAHSLLYGKTDAYVEELEVVLADGTVTTLGEVTLEELEAGADPDGNLEERLYAEAHRIIEEESDHVEERFPDLKRNVSGYAFDVLVDEAKSGSVNLARLIVGSEGTLAVVTEVTVSLEPLPETKALGLLTYDSLLEAMEDVDNILEHEPAALEVLDGVLVDLARELEEFKDVINLLPERTDTFLLVEFYADDDEKRREKVQALLEDRVGDIAFDGLEAYEEKDQKNFWKMRKASTPILLSRTTDAKHIAFIEDVAVPPKHLPEFIADFQQVFEDHDTIGSFYAHAGPGCIHVRPLVNTKTEEGIEQMESIADAATDLAVRYDGSVSGEHGDGRARTQWNRKLYGDHLWNAFRDLKTAVDPDWLLNPGTVCGDVDMTENLRFDAEYDFDAGFDPALNWDIDNGFQGMAELCHGCGGCRSAQETGGGVMCPTYRASQEEITSTRGRANMLRQAMSGNLDDEEQFDVEFMHEVLDLCIGCKGCSKDCPSEVDLAKMKVEVANEYHERHGSSLRDKLFANINALNALGSTLAPISNWAAKVPGARTVMEKTVGIAKDRSLPTFHSETLVDWFENRGGAQVSEEEADRRVLLFPDTYTTYNAPDAGKAAVRVLEAANVHVEIPDDVAGSGRPPHSKGFLEKAREQAATNVDALAPRVRDGWDVAVVEPSDAVMFQSDYLDLLSGEDVETVAANSYGIMEYLDATRLDEALDVDAPGTTLTYHGHCHQKATKKDHHAVGVLRRAGYAVDPLDSGCCGMSGSFGYEAEHFSMSKAIGRILFDQVDDSPGDRVVAPGASCRTQLGDHYDEKPPTPVEALAEALV
- a CDS encoding universal stress protein; its protein translation is MVVVAAVDRSGGERIVEEGRKTADAHGLPLHVVHTISEADFRDLERASYDTSGKSLDMAQIESLAETIAEEAVTEAGVEAEEVVGLVGKPSQRVLEYADDVDADYVVVGGRKRSSVGKVLFGSVTQSILLNAECPVITVMEE
- a CDS encoding CaiB/BaiF CoA transferase family protein, with the protein product MGTNDDAAEKILDGITVVDLTTFVTGGFATLMLANQGAEVIKVERPELGDDNRHSGPPFVEPNEEYDGPGRTADANGESPYFWTINYDKLSVEFNLKTDSGLEALYDLVEEADVVVENFRPGTAERLGIGYDDLRELNDDLVYCSISAFGETGPWSSRPGYDLLVQGTSGIMSVTGPEGGDPVKVGLPQTDLITAMWAAFGIVGSLFRRELTGDGDRIEIGMHDAALPWLTKQAGKAFVGEETTRMGTKDPVLSPYQAYPTADGYLNVGCANQKLWSELCEAIDRPDLIDDERFASNPDRVANMDELEEELSAVFRERPTEEWVDLLAEDHGLPVGPVYDVATALDNEQTEARDVIREIEHPALGTVPVIEHPLNYEHATAGFDEAPPLLGEDTEAILDGLGYDAEDIDRLREEGAIPDDE